GTACGGAAAAGAATTTGGAAGATGACAGTTCCAAATGTAGTGAAAGTTTTTATCTTGAGGGCCTGTAAGAATGCTTTGCCTACTAAagcaaattttgtcaaaatgaaGGTTCAAGAGGATCCATTCTGCCCTATTTATGGATCAGATGGGGAAACCACATGGCATATCTTGTGGAAATGTACGGTGGCTAGAGAAACATGGAGTATGTGTGGAAGAAGACTACAAAAGAGCAATGTGGAGAATGGAGAGTTTATTCATATTGTGGAAGAGCTGCAAGATAAATTGGATGATGAAGAATTTGCTCTATTGGCGGTAGTGGCTAGGAATTTATGAATGAGGATATATGGAATTTTTTGGGGGAAGCTTTAGCCATCCTACTGAGATTGTTAGGAAAGCTATGGAATCCATTAAGGATTTAAAGAATGCCAATGCTAGACCATGGGTTGAAAATGAGGATATATCTTCTCATAAAAATTGGACGGTACCCACAGTGGGTCACATGAAGATTAACTGAGATGCAGCGGTGGATAAGGCTGAAGGAAAGATGGGTATTGGTGTGATTATGAAAGACCATGAGGGAGAAGTCTTGGAAACATTGCAAGCTCCTAGACTATACATCATTGACCCTACTAGGCGGCTTTGAGGGCTGTAGTTTTTGCTAGGGAATTGGGACATCAACAGGTGGAGTTAGAGGGTGATACCATCAAGATTGTACAGACACTAAAAGATGAAGGTAAGAGTTGATGTAGGTATGGCCTTCTGattgaaaatgcaaaatttatgCTGAAGAATTTGCACTTATGGAGTATGAACCATATCAAAAGGGAGGCAAATCTATTAGTTCACAGGCTGGCTAAGGAAGCTCTTTCTCTTATAGACGAACAAGTTCATATGAAGGATAGCTCTCATTGTACGGTTAATCTTGTAACTGCTGAATACAGTAATATTTAATTTCTACATCAAGGATTGCTTGACTAaattcaaaagagaaaaaaaaaagaagaagaagtaagaATCACTTTgtcaagaaataaaaaagaaaaagaaaaaggaaaagatataTTAGGGCTTGACTAATAGTTGTTGGGCTTAGATAATATATTAGCAGTTGCCACTTAACCGAGTTAGTTCCATTGGGTATTTCCATCTTGAACCTGCTTACAATAACAAATAGCACAATCGATCCTTTGTTATGCATTTCAGATGATTCAACAAGAGTTGCAAAAATGATATACATTGTAAAAAACAAATTGTATATTCGTCACACTCATCATATtgtattttattagtttaagaTAAACAGTTAATCAACAACTTTTGTATCTTTCGCTAGAGACTAAGaagaaactaaaaacacaaatataattAACTCTCTCCACGGTTTGttgtaaaaaattgtaatattcaCAAAGCATTGCCGGTAATTTTAGTTATTAGAAAAATTGCATTAAGCATATCTCAAGGCTGTATAACCAAGTGTATTCCATTGGGCATTGCTTTCTTAAAGCTGCTTTAGAAAGGCAACAAATGCGCCCACCATGATTTTGTCATGCATTTTGCGTGTCTCAATTGGAAGCActaaaaaaagatatttaaaaaTTGGACGCACTAATCAAACTGGACAAAAGATAATTAGCtcttaatttgaagttttgatTGGTTTATTAGACGTCTGTTTACTTGTGTGTACGATTCATTTAAACcacatattttttctttgaataataaTGAATGGTTGTTCATATTGTGACAGGTGCAATACCTAGTGAAATTGGTAATCTACAAAACCTTGAGATCTTGGCTATCAGTGGGAACAAATTAATGGGGCAAATTCCGTTTGAGGTCTTTAATATCTCAACAATTCAAGTAATTGACATGTCTATTAATATCCTCTCCGGACATCTTCCATCAAATATAGACATTTTCCTTCCAATTCTTCAGTATCTTTATGTGAGCGACAACGCTTTGAGTGGAACAATACCTAGCTTTATCTCCAATGCTTCACAACTCACTGAACTAGATGTGGGCTACAACTCATTCTCGGGCTTAATTCCTAAAGCACTTGGTAATTTAAGACTCCTCCAGTGGCTTGGCCTACAAAACAATAATTTGACCATTGAATATTCCACTCCAGATttcaactttttctcttctttgtcaAATTTTGCATATCTAATACATTTAGACTTGTCATATAATCCACTTAACAGCGTCCTTCCTAGTTCCATTGGAAATCTCTCTACTTCTCTTCAATATCTTCACATGGATAATTGTAAGATTGAGGGCATCATTCCTAGAGAGATAAGTAATTTAAGCAACTTGGTGTCTTTGTCCCTAGAGCTCAATGAATTGGCTAGACGTATTCCAACTACAGTGGAAAGATTGCATAAGCTTCAAGCTCTCTATCTTGATGATAATAGACTAGAAGGATCAATCCCATCCAATCTTTGTCATTTAGAAAGCTTGTTTAAGTTGTATTTAGGTGGTAATGAGCTTTCTGGACCTATTCCtacatgtgtaaataatttgaCTTCTCTAAGATATCTTTACCTAGACTCCAACCAGTTAACTTCTATGATTCCCTTCAGCTTGTGGAGccttaaatatattttggaGGTCGACCTCTCATCAAATTCTCTAAGTGGCCCCCTGTCATTCGAGATTGGAAATTTAAAAGTATTGAGAGTATTAGAGTTATCAAGAAATCAACTATCTGGTCATATCCCAACAACAATGGCTGGCCTCAAAGATATAACTAATCTCTCATTGACGAACAATCAGTTAGAAGGCTCAATTCCTAAATCTTTTGGTGCATTGGTAAGCTTGGAATTCTTAGATCTTTCTTGTAACAATTTATCCGGAGAGATTCCTAAGTCTTTGGAAGCACTTTCATACCTCAAATATCTAAATGTCTCTTTCAATAGACTACAAGGAAAAATACCTGTAGGAGGACCATTTGTAAACTTCTCTGCTGCATCTTTTTTGTCAAATGATGGACTTTGTGGTGCTCCCCGACTACAAGTTTCTCCATGTAAAGAAGGTGTTTCTCGACCAAAAAAGACCGCAATTGCACATATACTAAAGTATGTATTGCCAACAATTGGGTTAACAATACTTGTAGTAGTCGCTCTTGTATTAGTGTGGATAAGATGCCAAAAAAGGTATATGCAAATTCCAATAGAGGCAAACTCTTTACCACTAGCTACATGGAGGAGAATTTCCCAACAAGAACTTTTACAAGCAACAGAAGGGTTCAATGCAAGCAACATACTTGGTAAAGGGAGTTTTGGATCGGTATACCAAGGGACACTTTCAGATGGAATAATTGTTGCAATAAAAGTTTTCAACTTGGTAGTAGAAGGGGCGTTCAAGAGTTTTGATACAGAGTGTGAGGTATTGCGCAATATTCGTCATCGAAATCTTGTCAAAATCATCAGCACGTGTAGTAACATGGACTTCAAATCTTTTGTATTGGAATACATGCCTAATGGAAACCTAGAGAAATGGTTGTATTCTCAAGACCACTATTTGAGTGTCTTACAAAGACTAAATATAATGATCGATGTCGCGTCAGCACTAGAATACCTTCATCATGGTTATTCAACACCTATTGTTCATTGTGATTTGAAGCCGAGCAATGTCTTATTAGATGAAGATATGGTCGCACATGTGGCTGATTTTGGAATTGCCAAACTGTTAGGTGATGGAGATTCTGTGATGCGAACCATAACTCTCGCTACTATTGGGTATATGGCACCAGGTGATGTTTTTAGCCTACAACTAGAACTTGCATGTTTGTCATTCTACTCTTGAATGCACGAATAGCAATAGCCTTTTGGTTGAATATTGATTTTAGCACTTTATATCTTttgaatatataattatgttatcatgattattttttatgtacACAAACAGAGTATGGATTGGAAGGAATTGTTTCTACAAAAGGCGATGTCTATAGTTATGGTATTTTGCTTATGGAAACCTTCACAAGAAAGAAACCTACCGATGATATGTTTGTTGGAGAAATAAGCTTGAAGCGTTGGGTAGAGGAATCGTCACCCTTTTCAGTAACTAAAGTTGTTGATGCCTATTTGTTGAGAACTGAAAGAGACTATGCTTCTATGGAGAATTGCATGTCGTCCATAATGGGATTGGCTTTACAGTGTTGTGCTGAGTTACATGAGCAGAGGATTAATGCAAAAAGTATTTTAATCACACTCAACAAGATCAAACTGAAGTTTCTACAAGATACTCAAGGAAGAAGCTAGTTAAATGAGAACATCAGGTTTGTTTATGGCTCTTTCATGTTTGTGCTTTTGAAATAATATAACTCTCTTGAGACCTATAACTAGTCTCTTATACGAGAACAAGATGAGGGATTTTTTTATAGCCATTGATTTCTTATGGTAGAGAATTGTAACATTTATAAGTGGTATAACTAATGATTAGTCACCAATGGGTATTCTAAGTTAGTCTCAAAGTGTTAAAGGCAACAAAATCATTAGCTTCTCTCTCGGGACAAAAATGATACTTCAATCGCATAAAATGAAAGGATGGGCTAGATTTGCACTTTGGCTATAGGGTTTGATTCTAAGGGGGTGGAGTAAGATAAGTTTTGTCGGTTGTTTATATTAGTTTATTTACTATCTAGGACTTTATATATAACTTCATTGCTTCATCATTTTTTCAGAGTGATTTGTCCTATGATAACTTCACCTATATATTCATGTAACTgtgaaggaaagaaataagaataacttCTGTTTTTCCAATGAATTTTGTAACATCAAATTTTTATCCTTTGGATGGGAACAATATGTATATACTAGAGCTTATCCATGAAGAACAAATAGTAAGACTACTCTTTGAGGCCGGTAGTAATTTTGTATCTGTAATTACTATATCTGCATATTATGCTAACATACTCCGTTCCTCATGCCAAAAACTTCTGGCATGCTTGAACATAACCAACAGTCAAAGATGTACATTATTTTTTAGAGTCTATACAATATTCTAAAGTCATCATTTGATCTTTTATAAGAAAGATGAAGTTTCTCTAAATCTAAATGATGGACAATGTGGTAGTCAACATTTAGTCATTTAAGcaaatgaaaattcaaaggACTGAGTTTTCCCTCTTCCCTGATTATCTAGCAAAAGGATTAAGCTTCCATCATTCTTGATTAGTTAAAATTATTGCTTTTTGTATGGCAAAGTAGAATTGATTTCTTGGAATGTTTGTTACATGTtagttttataattaaattatttgctTTCATATTCGAGTTGAATTAACTTTCCAAGAGGCCAGATTTGAAGAAGAGCAGAGAGGAGGGTCAAATCTGTGTTTTGAGAAACAAATCCTATTGGTCCTATTTTTGGATATCTATGAAGCTCCAAAGACGGAAGAAGAGAAGGTGCATAGAATTCCTCAAAACGACATGTATCTAAGAAAATCCCAAGGCTAAGGTGGGGGTTACTACTAGGTCTATGCTTATGGGTCTGTCTAAGAGGGAAAGCGAGAGCAATTATTATGAACTCTCATGGGTATGAAATTTTTGCCGACTATTTTGATTGAAGTGgactctttgatttttctgtttgaattttcatttggAGATTTATAGAGGACTCTGCTTTGACAGAGAGTCTGTTCATTTAGAAACTAAGTTCAACCCTTTGAGTATTATTGTTCAACATGTCTATGGTACATTATGATTATTACGAATTGATGGGAAGAAGTTTATAGCCACTATCTCATGAAAGGAGAtgataagaaagaaaattttacaTCCTACTATACAAGTTTTATCTTGCTTGAAGcatatattttaaaagctatTCATTAATGTCTAATACTAATCTTGAATAGCTTTGGGAGTTTATAGCATTTTAGAGATCAATAAGGGGAATAACcttgaatagtttttttttttttaattaaattagagAATCGTTCCTTTGAAACATATAATGAGTTCTACGCTGGAAACATGTGAAGCATGTGGGAATTTCATTCCTGCTGTCTTTGTAATTTCATTAGATTACATTCTACgattttttggagaaaagaaaaagtaatcaAAAAAGGAATGATTCTTCCATACATTCCTGCTGCTAACCACTAGAGAAAATTGTTGTAATTACATCATATCAAGGTATCCCATCCCTACTATGATCTTTAGTTCTTTACTTGTGGTTGGGGCATTCTCACAAATAAATGCCCACATAAACAATGGTCACTCCCGCCATGACCACCCTGCTATTTTAGGTGGGATTGCAATTCACCCTCTCTATTTAGAGGAGCTAAATAATCCGTCTCAGTTAGAATATAGTTGGAAGACAACGTAACCATCATTATGTCTAAATTGGGTGACCcttaacctttttatttttttattttattttatttttattttaggggCATAACTAATTTTTACAATCATTTATGTTCTCTATTTAACACAAAATCTGATGGAAATTCtcgtttgatttttcttttctagccTTTTGGGCCCTTTAAGGTAACAAAAAGAAGTAGCTTGGATGTGTGATGGTGTATTTTGTTTTCTGAGTTCCAGACTTCAAGTTTGGTGTTATGAACTTGCTGAAGTTTGAgttgtattcttttgtgttttgaaatgaaaaggcttattcatccaaaaaaaaaaaaaaagtgttaaccCGTGAGTGATAGAAGACTTTATTTCGTAGCAACAACTTGAGCAACTTGATTGACATTTGCATTGGAATATCTCCATCATCCCTATTTCTACACTGTAAAATGTCTAGCTGATTTTAGACCCTTTGGAGCTACAGTAGTCGTCGGTAGGCGCCTGATGGGAGTTTTGACAAGTCTTCAATCCTATTCTCACAACAATGAGTACTAAGCATAGGATTAACATATATGGCATTGTTGGAATTTTGAATTGAGGCCTCAAGTTGTAACAAACAGTACTGAGTATTTCATTCAATGAAATATCACACTGaaatctctctccctccctaAACTCTTATGAAGAGGAAAATTGATATAATAATGATTGtggagatgaaaaaaaaaaattgtgtatgagacaagttaaattattattattattattattattttgttttgagtggACACGTTGAATTTCGTCACGAGTGAAATGAAGAGATTGTCCAAAGAGGGCCCACAAAACTCAATCACAAGCAACATAGTCCATAGATTAGGAAAAATGTAGTACTActtatactccgtttgtttcgacgtaaaatggtttccgtcgtaaaatatttttgacgaaatcaatttcaaaagaaattattttctcgaaaatatttttcggcgtttggttcgcacgaaaaaattactaaaagtgaaaatacaactgtcgccggaatccggcaacgaccggtcgccgtcaccggaatccggcgaacatgtttggcaggatccggccaaaattgccggatttcGGCAGGACACCTCCgggcccggtcagatccggccggatccggtcattttggccggatctcggcaggatccggtcagatccggccgggtcagtgtttggatcagtggccggatccagtcagatcaggccggattccggccggtttCTGTCCATGGCAGGATTCCGGCCAAATTCCGCCGGCATTCAGCGCAgttgtcgccggattccggagGTATTCCGGCAGTCGAATTCTGGCAGCCGGCAgtattccggtggtcggattccgacgccggcattattccagtgacttgatgatgtCGGATTCCGGTGCTGCCGATTTTCGAACGACCGACAATTGTCGGATTCggacagtcagatatcaaacttgtgtgtaaggacgaagaatataattttggaaaacgatttacgattttaaaaaccgtaaatcgttttccaaaaattaaagaatgttttacggtcaaaccgaaaataattttcgttgaccgttattttcgcccctaccaaacaccgtaaaatatcgaaatcattttctagaaatcattttacgccgaaacaaacggaacattaaaGGATTgtcgtttactttttttttttttcctttgaactGCAATaattgctttttttcttttttaggttaAAATAGTCTATAATTTGATAGAATTCTATAAcataaaatttgttaaattaaaTCTTTGTATGTAAATCAAATAATTGAGATTTTATAACAATATTGTTTGTCACTTTCACCAGTACTTCAATATTTATTATCTCAAATATTtactttaaatataataaaataaatttaaagaattcTGCGTTAAAACGCAAAAAGGAGAGTTATTCtccatataaaatataaagtagaatttatattttaaataatttttttttttaacaatcactaaaaaaaataataaaagaattatttaaaaaaaccgtCTTTATCTAGGGATTGTGATTTGTGGCGCTTCGGGTTGccaatttagagaattttctTTTAGGGTTTTGTCACCTTCTCCTTTGCTAGGTCAAGAAGGAGGCCCATAGGATttcattaaataataataataaattcccACACagagggaaaaacaaaaaaaacaaaaaaaaacaaaaaaacaaaggaatttTCCAGCATCTTTCCTGTCATGCATTATTATGGCTAACACTGATTTGACATATCAAACCTTAATCTAAATgaaatttgggaaaaaaaatctaaaggttttgttttttttttttaaaatacagaaTTTTAAATTCTTACTTAAAATTTTATAGGTTATTTCTAGGCCATGGTGCACCGCATTTCTAAAGCCAAATGAAGACTTGGTTTCACATGTCATGACAAGCTTGTCAAACTTCATCACTATTTGGGGATTTAATAAAAGTTTGGAAAAGTGGCCGATTCTCACCCCAATTTTCCTATGTTTGAAAAAGTGGTCGGATTCTCAcaataacttttttaattttctaattttttaatgtaGCTTTTTGAATAAAGGGAGATATTAAAATGATGCCAGTTCATCTTGGGCAAAACATGAAAGTCGTATACTATTTACGGTGAATTGTTGAGCAAgtgaatttggtttttttatgAGATTATAAATGTACTCCATTATTaatgtattttgaattttgctaaAGTATATTGTAGCTCTTTTGGTGCAACATTACACAATTTTTATCATTGTAATTACGATATTTTGGTGCAACATAACACAATCTCTAGTATTATATATTGTCCTTGTACTATGGAAAGTAGGCCATGAATATGAATTGTGATTCTAATTTTTGTGCTTTCAATTATGTGGAAAAAATGCatgtatttttttgtgttttgaaatgaaaaggcttattcatccaaaaataaaaaataaaaaatgaaaagtgttAGTCTGTGAGTGATAGAACTTAGAAGACTTATTCATAGCAACAACTTGAGCAAGTAAATTAAAAGACAATGTCAACAATATAAACTTGATTGATGCCAGGAGTTTTGGCAGGGTCAACATCTTCGTGAGAATCTTGTAAAAATCATCATGTCCTAAATTTAGGCCGTTGTGTCGGAAGTGGTTTAGTGTTCTCACAATAGCTTTCTATATTTCCTTCAAAGATTGAACATCACGATTGACATTTGCATTGGAGTATCTCCATCATCTCTATTTCTACACTGTAAATGTCTAGTTGATAAAGACATGCATGGTTGCACATGGGATTCTTAAGCCAAGTAATGTCTTGCTAGATGAAGACTTTGGCCTGTTTGGCAACTAGATTCACCAATGGAGTGAATTTATCATTGTGTGAAGgtgaaaaggaaattaaaagatAGTTCATGAGAACTATTTATTCATATcattcattaaagaaaaaacaaattgaaaactaTCTATGAAATTGAAGTTAGGCTGCAAATCTTTCaactttcttcctctttttgcttttttttttttttttttaattgaaaataggAGAATGCGGAATGAAATTGCCTTTAAATAGtcaatctcaaaattaaagaatttgatGATCATTAGATTACCCTTAGTTAAGGGATTTAGTCACCTTAATTAAAGTGGAAATccttgatgatttgattagcctaaaattaagaatttagatgATTTCAATCCTTATATATCAAGaggtaattttaattttcataaaataatttttaacaatttataacATCTTTCTaatatgaaaaatgataaaCACACTTTTAATCTCACACTCTCAGAGGCACTCCGGGGCATATATCAGTAAAAATCACATTCAGCACAATAATAGATGGGTAATAATGGGTCTCTTTCTTCCTCACAAGCATCACAGTAGAATTCGTCCGGCTCGCAATCCTGTTGAATCTTGATCAACAGGAGAATTTGTCTCCTTGTAAGAATAAGGGGATGAATGTGGCATTTAATCCGTGAAATTTCATATCAAATCCGTGAGAACTTGTCTCCTTGACTCCTTGTAAGGATAAGTAAATGACAACGCAGACAACTGGATGCATGTAATTGACAAAGGTTATTGCAGACCCTCTGTGCAATTGGACAAGTGGTCGGATTCTCGCACCAATTTTCCATGAAAGATCATAGCCATTGACATGTCGGTGACTCATGTGATCGGAACAGACAAAATTAAGTGGAAATccttgatgatttgattagcAAAAATTAAGGAATTTATATCATTTGGATCCTTATATTTCAgaggaaaattttaattttcatgaaataattttaaacaatttgTAGTTTTCATTGTCTTTGTGAACAATCTTGAGCTTCATTTTTTGTGGAGACCGCCATAtgactgatatatataatttgaatgcCATatcaatgaaaaattaaatatttacgAGATATAAATTACACTATTTAATTGTATAGGAGTcataataatttactaaataatattactatatAAGATATTATCACAATAAAATCTCTCTTAAATCTTGGAGGTGGGAGATAATTggattattatgggaaacagtgtGAATTGTTTGACTCTGACTTGGTGGAGCGTTATAAACATGAATGGATGTAATGAGCACATGATGCGCATCATAACAATTTAGAAGATGCCATTTTCATTTGGATCTCAAAAAAGTCATTTGGAAA
This DNA window, taken from Alnus glutinosa chromosome 5, dhAlnGlut1.1, whole genome shotgun sequence, encodes the following:
- the LOC133869246 gene encoding receptor kinase-like protein Xa21; its protein translation is MTVPNVVKVFILRACKNALPTKANFVKMKVQEDPFCPIYGSDGETTWHILWKCTVARETWSMCGRRLQKSNVENGEFIHIVEELQDKLDDEEFALLAAALRAVVFARELGHQQVELEGDTIKIVQTLKDEGAIPSEIGNLQNLEILAISGNKLMGQIPFEVFNISTIQVIDMSINILSGHLPSNIDIFLPILQYLYVSDNALSGTIPSFISNASQLTELDVGYNSFSGLIPKALGNLRLLQWLGLQNNNLTIEYSTPDFNFFSSLSNFAYLIHLDLSYNPLNSVLPSSIGNLSTSLQYLHMDNCKIEGIIPREISNLSNLVSLSLELNELARRIPTTVERLHKLQALYLDDNRLEGSIPSNLCHLESLFKLYLGGNELSGPIPTCVNNLTSLRYLYLDSNQLTSMIPFSLWSLKYILEVDLSSNSLSGPLSFEIGNLKVLRVLELSRNQLSGHIPTTMAGLKDITNLSLTNNQLEGSIPKSFGALVSLEFLDLSCNNLSGEIPKSLEALSYLKYLNVSFNRLQGKIPVGGPFVNFSAASFLSNDGLCGAPRLQVSPCKEGVSRPKKTAIAHILKYVLPTIGLTILVVVALVLVWIRCQKRYMQIPIEANSLPLATWRRISQQELLQATEGFNASNILGKGSFGSVYQGTLSDGIIVAIKVFNLVVEGAFKSFDTECEVLRNIRHRNLVKIISTCSNMDFKSFVLEYMPNGNLEKWLYSQDHYLSVLQRLNIMIDVASALEYLHHGYSTPIVHCDLKPSNVLLDEDMVAHVADFGIAKLLGDGDSVMRTITLATIGYMAPEYGLEGIVSTKGDVYSYGILLMETFTRKKPTDDMFVGEISLKRWVEESSPFSVTKVVDAYLLRTERDYASMENCMSSIMGLALQCCAELHEQRINAKSILITLNKIKLKFLQDTQGRS